The genomic stretch GTCAAATTTATCGTAAGGGTTATGCGATTTAATAAAGAACCGATTTTTGTGGCGCGGCTTCGCCACGCCACAAAAATCGGGTTCTTTGTTGTACGGCATGTCCTTAAGCCTATAAAAAGCCCATAAAAGCAAAAAGATTGCTTAGCACCTTGTTACCGAATAATTCATGATCGAATACATCACAACACTTGTTATCAATGCAGCAATCTTTGCTCTATTTAGTCTTGGACTCAATCTGCAATGGGGTTTCGCAGGATTAGTCAATTTTGGGCATGTTGCCTTTATGACTGTCGGTGCATATACCACCGTTTTACTAAGCCTCAATGGTGTGCCTTGGTTCCTTGCTTTTTTAATAGCCGCCGCGATCGCAGGTTTACTCGGCATCCTCATTGGCAGCACAGCACTCAAACTGCGCGAGGATTATCTTGGTATCGTCACCATTGGTGTATCGGAAATGGTGCGCCTCTTTGTCAATAACGAAGAATGGCTGACCAAAGGTACAGGTGGCGTACAGGACTTTCCGCTTCCACTGGTCAATATTGTGGCTCGTCAGAACTATTCCTTTATTCTAGCTGCCCTATTAATAGTTGTCGTGGCGATCATTTATTGGCGCTTGGAATGGCTAGTGCGATCGCCTTGGGGAAGAGTCCTCAAAGCGATCCGTGAAGATGAGGAAGTGGTTAAGGCGCTGGGCAAAAATGTATTTTGGTATAAGTTACAAGCCTTTGCGATCGGTGGTGCGATCGGTGGTATGGCAGGTGCATTCTATGCTTGGCAATTAACCACGGTCTATCCCGATAACTTTATTCCCCTGATTACATTCCAAGCATGGACAATCGTGACCATTGGCGGTGCTGGCAATAACCTTGGCGTGATCCTTGGCGCAGCATTATTTCAGTTTTACAATGCTGTACCCAGATTTCTCCCTGAACAAATACGTGCCGATGGTGGCAGATTTGAAGCAATTCAGTTAATTTTAATTGGCTTGACCTTAATTATCCTGATGCTCTGGCGACCACAGGGAATTTTAGGCAATAAAGATGAATTAACTTTGAACAGATAAAAAAAGAGGTTGCTAAGCAACCTCTTTTTTTATCTGTTCAAACCCCAAATAAGTGAAGGCGGCACTTCGTGCCGCCTTCACTTATTTGGGGTTTATGTCCTAAGCAAAACTTACATTGCTATAGCAAAAGAAATGCGTTTTTAGTATTTGGGAACCGAAGGATCGATTTGATCGCTCCATGCGTTAATACCACCCTGTACATTGATCCCATCGATGCCAGCTTGCTTGAGAATGCCAAGAGCCTTCATCGATCGCCCACCCATTTTGCAATGCGCGATTAACTTATGCCCATTGAGCAA from Pseudanabaena sp. Chao 1811 encodes the following:
- a CDS encoding branched-chain amino acid ABC transporter permease, encoding MIEYITTLVINAAIFALFSLGLNLQWGFAGLVNFGHVAFMTVGAYTTVLLSLNGVPWFLAFLIAAAIAGLLGILIGSTALKLREDYLGIVTIGVSEMVRLFVNNEEWLTKGTGGVQDFPLPLVNIVARQNYSFILAALLIVVVAIIYWRLEWLVRSPWGRVLKAIREDEEVVKALGKNVFWYKLQAFAIGGAIGGMAGAFYAWQLTTVYPDNFIPLITFQAWTIVTIGGAGNNLGVILGAALFQFYNAVPRFLPEQIRADGGRFEAIQLILIGLTLIILMLWRPQGILGNKDELTLNR